From Scomber japonicus isolate fScoJap1 chromosome 22, fScoJap1.pri, whole genome shotgun sequence, one genomic window encodes:
- the LOC128383444 gene encoding endonuclease domain-containing 1 protein-like has product MTSSVRGRVEKELSPECREFLYMATPPSGLEHPSLHFICQRYNRKPRYVTLYNTVDHIPVYSAYTFKRTDGEKCVDVPWMYEPQLSTSSDTDEMQPFPRGYMHLNFEDAQAVLDDYTNAIFYERGTLNPDEHHDELDDKASTYTLTNVVPVVPEFNNGVWNTQEHIIRKRLNNYCRGTAYVITGITTSGKMIRRHNINRIAVPTYLWSAYCCEDYDHNAPYDERYKFPSFAYYGLNEKDNEIVEIPVQKLKEFLRKTTYVDQNFQIFVGDCVPAASPVK; this is encoded by the exons atgacatcatcagtcagAGGGAGAGTGGAGAAAGAGTTGTCTCCAGAGTGCAGAGAATTCCTCTACATGGCAACACCACCGTCTGGACTGGAGCACCCTTCCCTCCATTTCATTTGTCAGCGTTATAACAGGAAGCCACGCTATGTGACTCTGTACAACACCGTGGACCACATACCTGTCTACTCTGCCTACACCTTCAAACGCACGGATGGGGAGAAATGTGTGGATGTGCCTTGGATGTATGAACCTCAG CTATCCACATCATCTGACACAGATGAGATGCAGCCCTTCCCACGTGGTTACATGCACCTGAATTTCGAGGATGCCCAAGCTGTTCTGGATGATTACACAAACGCCATCTTCTATGAACGTGGTACCCTCAACCCAGACGAGCATCATGATGAGCTCGATGACAAGGCCTCCACCTACACCCTGACCAATGTTGTGCCTGTGGTGCCTGAGTTCAACAACGGAGTATGGAACACACAAGAACATATCATCCGCAAACGGCTCAACAACTACTGTCGGGGAACAGCCTACGTCATCACAGGCATCACCACCTCAGGGAAGATGATCCGCCGACACAACATCAACCGCATTGCAGTGCCCACCTACTTGTGGTCGGCTTATTGTTGTGAGGACTATGACCATAATGCGCCTTATGATGAGCGCTATAAGTTCCCATCTTTTGCTTACTATGGCCTCAATGAGAAGGATAATGAGATAGTTGAAATCCCTGTCCAAAAGCTTAAGGAGTTCCTTAGGAAGACAACTTATGTAGACCAGAACTTTCAGATCTTTGTAGGTGACTGTGTCCCAGCCGCCAGTCCAGTTAAATAG
- the LOC128383446 gene encoding perforin-1-like, producing MLAFQTVVIAVWLLPAVCHSAQLTCTTGQAEMCKAAGKAPGTTLAGLGFDVVTMKRTQSYVIDVSTWQQNNSCTLCKNPLMGGRLQRLPAAVEKWQPLKLNMMLSSTVYESPEAFIMKSNTDVQPGWTVGLDLNTTSLLVGGMQSTVARIITAQSKLDKFSFITQEVKCSSYRYSLKKTPPVHPMFVQSIMKLPQQYNNQTKPDYIKFLATFGTHYTHKVDLGGRVKSVTSVQTCKAALDGYTEMEVRNCLNAEAAARASVKSTEIKAQAEYCKNALKRHNNMGSFSSTFKQRFTQVVGGFIGNTTDLLFSTKVKPATFHKWKNTLKTNPEMISYSLYPLYQLVKDPVKKKGVKKATEDYILQHALIKHCSKNCTQGSTPSSHDPCACACRPTRHITDNCCPQQRGVAHLTVTVKHATGLWGDIFTETDGFVRVLMGNQTFQTKVINCNNNPKWNEDFYLGTVELPLKTQLKLEVWDEDNHWYDQANDLLGSCTKSVKAGSFTIICPMNHGNLYFSYKAECAPGLEGDNCSEYSPFRMKDDILDLYSLRTSLNVNQDLLVHLRGDHTVVRGNKEVDVQAYLPLPSEL from the exons ATGTTAG CATTCCAGACAGTGGTCATTGCAGTGTGGCTGCTGCCGGCTGTGTGCCACTCAGCCCAGCTCACCTGCACAACAGGCCAAGCAGAAATGTGCAAAGCTGCGGGGAAGGCACCCGGGACAACTCTAGCTGGACTGGGATTTGACGTTGTCACCATGAAGCGTACACAGTCCTACGTGATTGATGTGAGCACCTGGCAACAGAACAACTCCTGCACCCTTTGCAAAAACCCCCTTATGGGGGGGAGGCTACAGAGGCTGCCTGCAGCTGTGGAGAAGTGGCAACCCCTGAAACTGAACATGATGTTATCCTCCACTGTGTATGAGTCCCCTGAAGCTTTTATCATGAAGAGCAACACAGATGTGCAGCCTGGCTGGACAGTAGGCCTGGACTTGAACACCACTTCACTCCTAGTTGGGGGTATGCAGTCTACTGTTGCCAGGATCATCACGGCTCAGTCCAAACTGGACAAGTTCAGCTTCATTACCCAAGAAGTGAAATGCTCCTCCTACCG TTACAGcctgaaaaaaaccccacccGTCCACCCCATGTTTGTTCAGTCTATTATGAAGCTACCACAGCAGTACAACAACCAGACCAAGCCAGATTACATTAAATTCCTGGCCACCTTTGGCACACATTACACGCACAAAGTCGATCTGGGTGGCAGAGTGAAAAGCGTCACTTCTGTGCAAACATGCAAGGCGGCGTTGGATGGCTACACTGAGATGGAGGTGAGAAACTGCCTGAATGCTGAGGCAGCTGCAAGAGCAAGTGTCAAGAGCACTGAAATAAAAGCTCAGGCAGAGTATTGCAAGAATGCCTTGAAAAGACATAATAATATGGGTAGTTTTAGCAGTACATTCAAGCAGAGGTTCACCCAGGTGGTGGGGGGCTTTATAGGTAATACAACCGACCTCCTCTTCTCTACCAAGGTCAAACCTGCCACCTTTCATAAATGGAAGAACACCCTGAAAACTAATCCAGAAATGATCAGTTATAGCCTGTACCCACTCTATCAGTTAGTTAAAGACCCTGTGAAGAAAAAGGGAGTGAAGAAGGCCACTGAAGACTACATTCTGCAACACGCTCTAATCAAACACTGCTCCAAAAATTGCACTCAGGGTTCCACTCCCAGCTCCCATGATccatgtgcgtgtgcgtgtcgACCCACCAGACACATCACCGACAACTGCTGCCCTCAGCAGCGAGGCGTGGCCCACCTCACTGTAACTGTCAAACATGCCACTGGCCTGTGGGGTGACATATTCACCGAAACTGATGGCTTTGTGAGGGTCCTGATGGGCAACCAGACTTTCCAGACAAAGGTCATCAACTGCAACAATAACCCAAAGTGGAACGAGGATTTCTACCTGGGCACGGTTGAACTGCCCCTGAAGACGCAGCTGAAGCTTGAGGTGTGGGATGAAGATAATCACTGGTATGACCAAGCCAATGATCTCTTGGGGTCTTGCACCAAATCAGTCAAGGCTGGGTCCTTCACAATCATCTGTCCTATGAATCATGGCAACTTGTACTTCTCCTACAAGGCGGAGTGTGCCCCCGGGTTAGAAGGTGACAATTGTTCAGAGTATAGCCCGTTCAGAATGAAAGATGATATCCTTGACCTGTACTCACTGCGCACTAGCCTGAATGTCAACCAGGACCTGCTGGTTCATCTGAGAGGGGACCACACAGTGGTGAGGGGAAACAAAGAGGTCGATGTTCAAGCTTATCTGCCTCTTCCCAGTGAGCTGTGA
- the si:dkey-85k7.11 gene encoding endonuclease domain-containing 1 protein — MHLFCTCFLSFSLLMVSFLVSASVSNSFKDCRYFFYMQTPPVGIRGTSLKKICQRYADKLRYTTLYDSSRHLPLYSAYIFKKSDGKRRMDTPWMYEPQLVSEDESGNMRALPLTDDTPPLIEDSQAVLEDYTDAVQYKRGPLNPDLHQAESDDKSSTYTLTNVVPLITDVMDLSWNPYLDIVRRRLNNFCFGKSFMVTGVTISGATIQRDKRDRLAIPKHLWLAYCCPQFDRNSPYEVRFMFPSYGGYALNEQTGHSVVEVPLKTLEVFLKSQTDIDSDVTIFYKGCVSENLFKKKKRDLISVTV, encoded by the exons ATGCACTTGTTTTGCAcctgcttcctgtctttctccctcctgatgGTGTCATTCCTGGTGAGTGCCAGTGTTTCAAACAGCTTCAAAGACTGCAGATACTTTTTCTACATGCAGACACCACCTGTCGGGATCAGAGGAACAAGCTTGAAGAAGATCTGCCAGAGGTATGCAGACAAACTGCGCTACACCACGTTGTATGACAGCAGTCGTCACCTCCCCCTCTACTCAGCTTACATCTTTAAGAAGTCTGatgggaagaggaggatggacaCACCCTGGATGTATGAGCCTCAG TTGGTTTCTGAAGATGAGAGTGGTAACATGAGGGCACTTCCCCTTACAGATGACACGCCACCCCTGATTGAGGACAGCCAGGCTGTGTTGGAGGACTATACAGATGCTGTGCAATATAAACGTGGCCCACTTAATCCAGACCTGCACCAAGCAGAGTCAGATGACAAATCCTCCACCTACACCCTGACCAACGTGGTCCCATTAATCACAGACGTCATGGACCTTTCCTGGAATCCATACTTGGACATTGTTCGCCGTCGCCTCAACAACTTCTGCTTTGGCAAATCTTTTATGGTGACAGGGGTGACCATCTCTGGGGCAACCATCCAGAGAGATAAAAGAGACCGCTTGGCAATTCCAAAACATTTGTGGCTGGCGTACTGCTGCCCACAGTTTGATCGTAATTCACCGTACGAGGTGAGGTTCATGTTTCCCAGTTATGGGGGCTATGCACTGAATGAACAGACTGGCCACAGTGTGGTGGAAGTCCCTCTGAAGACTCTGGAGGTTTTCCTAAAGAGCCAAACAGACATAGACAGTGATGTGACTATTTTCTACAAGGGCTGTGTGTCAGAAAACCtcttcaagaagaagaagagagacctGATTAGTGTTACAGTATGA